The genomic DNA TCGGCAAATCCAGGACATTAACGGGATTGCCCAGGAAACCCGCCCTTTTCCTGGTTATCTCTCTTTCCACCTCTTCCTGTGGAACATTGCCCTATGCCAGGTCAAGAGTTGTTTCCTTAGGATTGCTCACAGGTCCACCCATCAGTATCACACACTCAACGCTTATTATTTATAAAGAATGATCGTTGATAATCGAGCTGTATTTTTTGGAGCAAATATATTAAattcatcaatgcaacaaaacataaaacattaatataGTAATGGAAGTTACACTTAAAGCAACAAATATTGTACAACACAGAAGTCATGTGGAGCATGTGATGTGGCCAGTCTTCTTTTGACCAAGAAGCTGCTTGATCAACTTGATGGGATTGCCCAGGAAACCTGCCCTTTCCTTGGCTGTCTCTTTCCACCTCTTCCTGTGGAACTCTGCCCTACGCCAGGTCAAGAGTTGTTTCGTAAGGATTACTCACAGGTCCACTCTGCCAGGTTTCTCAACTGCCTCTGCTTTTCTTGTACTGTCTTTTTAGCAGCTCAAGCTAAAAAGGTTGCgtaaacaaaacagaattaGGATCGGattaggaatgagtacatcagagggacagcacatgttagaggttttggagataaagtcagagaggccagactgagatggtttggacatgtccagaggagagatagtgaatatattggtagaaggatgctgagttttgaactgccaggcaggaggcctagaggaagaccaaagaggaggtttatggatgtagtgaaagaggacatgaaggtagttggtgtgagagaagaggatgcagaagacagggttagatggagggaaTTGattttgctgtggcgacccctgaagggaaaagccgaaaggaaaagaagaataagaagTGGTCGTCCTGAACCAGGAAGGCATGATAACAATGCTGCGGTCTGTCCCCTGGCTTGAATTTGGTAATTGGACTACAGTGTCCCTGGTCAATTTCTGGTGGAGATGGAAGTAGTTTCTCTTCAAAGACCTCAGTGAGGAGGTCTGACAAGAAATGTGCGAGGCTTTCACACTCATTGTCTGGCAGACCAAGAAAGCAAATATTTTACCTCCTACTGTGCCCCTCTAGATCACAGGccataaataaaagaaacagagTAGGGAAGCAACTTTTGTAAATTGGttgtaaaattaatatttgaGTGAAAAATAACTCCACAGTCATATGtattgtcttcttttttggTGTTAAGCCACCAAGACTTTATTAACAGTTGTTTGAGAAGCACACCAATTTAAATAACCACATGCTATAGTTCAGGCCTATGGTCATTTATTTACATGATAAAGACAAAGACCTTATCATAACAAAGAAATCAGTTTAACTTGGTTAATTTCACTGTTGATTAAAAATATCATCAAATGTATCTGGTCAGGATGACCCCATCCATCTCAGGAGAGACCCATAGGTAGACCCCAGACCCCAGGAGAGAATCTTCGTCGGTTGGCTTGGGAATGGCTTGGAATCTCCCCAGAGAACCTGATGGTGGTTGTTAAGAGGAATGTCTGGGCTTTCCTGCCCAAACTGCTGCTCCATGTCACAGATGTGGATAAGTGATTCAAAATGAACAAACGAATGAACGAGCGATACACATCCACAGGTTATTTGTGCTATCACCACAAAATGGACCTCTCAAAACTAAACCTACCCACTGGGCTCCTGTAAAACAAGAACATGGGGCCTCCACCAAGAAGAACCATCAGTGCAATCTGTTCAGAAAAGCAACACTAAAtaacaattaaattaatttccttttgaAATCAACAAGATTTCTTAATCATAAAGggcatttttattacatttggtGATCTACACAAACACTTACGGAAATGATGTAAAACATTAGTTGCTAGAAATTGTGTGCACTTGTTCATTATCATCACCTCTTCACTTTCTTCATCTTGAATTTCATAGCTCACTAATACCCAAGTATGTGTCTGGACTTTCTTAttagttttgattttaaaatttgtagTAAGGGTTCCGTTATTTCCTGTCAATCTATGTGTTACTTTCATCTGCAACATCACAACTCAGGTGAGTTCTTAAGAATTCCTGGATCTTCTTCCACAGGTGAAGTTCAGCTGTTGCGTGAGCTCTGGGTTCACCTCCCCAAATGGCTCGATAGCCACAGATCCCATGAGGAGATGAGGGGCAGAATGGTGAAAAGGGCAGATTCAAGACGTGTCCAGCTCTCGGGTAACAAACACTTTCAAAGCTGTGCTTCCCATGACGTTTGAGTCTCTCCACCATCTCATCTACgtaactcttgctgtcccagcACATGTCGTCCTCTGAAGCCGCAAAGAGGAACTGGGCCTTCGCTTGTTCGATGGGAATCAGGCTGCCCTTGTTTTCCTCTGCCAGTGGATTTGTATGAGCATACTTATTAATAAAAGCTCCTGACTCGGTGGGAATCACTTTGCTGTTGTCAAAGAGTTGTGTTGATAAGATTTGACGTTTGTTGTAGTAAAGAGGGAAGAAAGAATTTAAACTGCAGCCGTTGATCCACACACAAGCTTTAACATTCGGTACAAAagcagagagtgagagtgaaatATCTGCTGCCTTTGACCGTGACATTACACCAACTCCATTACCACCCacctgtgaaaaaacaaaagataacaCATGATTAATACACAAAGCTTACAGAAATTGGACCAGAAATGTAGCCGCGAGAGGACATAAGCCAGTGTCTTTTTGTGCCGGTCCCAAagccggataaatacagagggttgtgtcatgaagggcatccaacgtaacACTTTTGCCAAATTAATCAtgagaatcaaacctatgacttccataccggatcggttgaggcccgtgttaacaatgactgccatcggtgctgatCACCTACAGAGTGCCGGTGGatattggactactgttggtcgaagatggagtggaggaaagtgtgcccaTGGGAAGAGATAAGAGGAACGCcaggagtataggactgagagtagggacgttgaatgttggaaccatgacaggaaaaggtagagagttggttgacatgatgcagaggaggaaggtagacatactgtgtgtccaggagaccaggtggaaaggtagcaaggcttgaagtttaggagcagggttcaagttgttctatcatggtatagatgggaagagaaatggagtaggagttatcttgaaggaggagtttgttaggaatgtcctggaggtaaaaagagtgtcggatagagtgatgaatctgaagctagaaatagaaggtgtgatgttcaattgttagtgggtatgctccacaggtaggatgtaagctggaggagaaggagaaattctggttggactttgatgaagtgatgcagagcatacctagaagtgagagaggtGTCATTGgtacagacttcaatggacatgttggtgcaggaaacagaggtgatgaggaggtgatgggcaggtttggtatccaggagaggaacgcagaaggacagatggtggttgactttgcaaaaaagaatggaaatggctatagtgaatattttcatgctgaggttctctttgggagtgaccaggatagataggatcaggaatgagtacatcagaggggcAGCATATGTCAAAGGTTATGGTGATAAAGTCAttgaggccagactgagatggtttggacatgtccagaggagagatagtgaatatattggtatatatatataatatatatgtaagcgtgtctcttcactgacgtcatcgtcgggggtcttcagccaatcaaatgtggttaccagcatacctgcggtacagtaccagCATATCCCCTATActggtacctaccggaggtgtgccggacgtagcctcgcatcatgttctctaattggtccattgctgccggcgtacgtagtgacgtaatacgtcctatgtcggtggacaatggccgatctggcggagcgctgactaaagtgacacaaaaacatttttacagatttctgaactcagtgtaCATGTAAgatgcttaatgttaaaaggcgttgatttttgagaaattttaaggcttttaagtgtgtcttatggtgcgcaaaatacggcacctacatatttatatttacaaggaacgttattaaccggttcaggaactttattttttttgttctagccggttcaggaacgtcagtttatgggtgccTATGTCAAAGGTTATGGCGATAAAGTCAttgaggccagactgagatggtttggacatgtccagaggagagatagtgaatatattggtagaaggatgctgagttttgaactgccaggcaggaggcctagaggaagaccaaagaggaggtttatggatgtagtgaaagaggacatgaaggtagttggtgtgagagaagaggattcagaagacaggtttagatggaggcaattgattcgctgtggcgacccctgaagggaaaagccgaaaggaaaaaaagaaagaagaagacagaaattTGACCAGGAATTTGAgtccattttaaaaatgattaaatcaatgcattaacatgatgtcatctctgGCAGGAATTTCCATTGGAATCGTTCATACTGTAAGTGACACACTCCACCCTGGGTGGTCACTGTCTGTTTTAAACCTTCTCCTCTGGGTGCAAATCAACATTGTCGTGTTGATTTGCACGACAATGTCGGATCCAAGAACAGCTTATTTCTAAAAGCTTTGACACACCCTCTTCCTCCAGCAAGACTGATATATACTGAATTTACACAAGGTTGTGTATTAATAACACGCTTGTTCTCTCTTTAATCAATTGAATCTGATCCCTTTTTCACAGAATCATTGCACAACATTGAAGAGTTGTAAAACAGATTTTGATCATTGTCTGTGCACATTGACAATAAAATCTCCTCTTCTGGAACATGAATTGTTGCTGCTAAGATTAGTTGGTCACAAAACTCACTTTGGGTTGTCGCTGTAGGAAATCTATGCCATCTCTAAAGTGGTCCAGATGAATCTCCTTTGTGTTCTTGGGCTTTACATTGAATACACATAAAGCCAGAACCACAAAGCCTTTATTGGCCAGCAGAgcagctcttttctctgttggGAAGCTGTTCAGATCCAACACAGCAGGAAATGGACCTGCCCCTGGAAGACAGAGATATGAATTAATTCTACATAAATTGAAGGAATGCACGGTCAGCATCACAAAAATGATGCCATTCCTTCTACCATGTCTATACCATTAAAACTATAAATTTAAATTGAGTCCTCAAGTCCAACTCCATAATATCTCCACTATTCCTTGTAGTTTTTCTGGCTGTGGAGGTGCGGTTTTAGTTCATACACGATAGAGCAGAGAGAGTAGAAGTGGTTCAGGAAATGGTGTGAAGGAGTGACATAATTATTCCAGATTTATTGTGTGGAAGTGATCAAGAATAATTGTTTTGTAATGGTTTGTTCAGTGGAAAATATAGAAAAGTACCATTATACAGAACGGTCCAAGTTGTGTCATGTGAGTATGTTTTGACTTTGAAATGCTTATTTTAACATTGAATTATGAGAATTGGGGAGACTACATGCCTACCTGGGGGAGTAAATAGGACTCCATTTATATTTCCTTCTTTGACAGGAAGTCGAGTGACCCCATCTCCAAGTAGAAGCCTCTCATTGGTCGCCTCTGCCAGCACTCTGCCCTGTTCTTCATCATGTACAGAGAATGTGACCACCTGGGGCTCCAGAGCCTTCTCCTTTTGAAAGTACTGATGTAAGGCTTCTGCCCTCAGAGACCACAGCAGACCCATTGGCTCCACCCCAACATAGCTGCCACCAAGTGAGGGGTGTTTGTTCAGGTCGACCTCGCCTCTGTCATCAGCCCTGTAGGTGGCCGAGGAGCTGAACACCACTCCCCTCTCGTCAGTGGATCTGGCTCTTATGGTGACCACCTGTCTCGACATCAGCCCTGTCACCTTCACCTGAACCGATTCATCAAGGAAGCATCTGGCTCTGGGCAGCAGCCTCAGTCTGATTTGAGAGGACATCTCTTCACAATCTGCAGACAACACAATAACAATATTTTGCCAGGATTGTTGTTGTAATCAAGAATAAagacaatacagtattttttgcattataagacacacctaaaagcctttaattttctcaaaaaccaacagtgcgccttataatcaagcgcgccttatacatgaaaaaggttttaaagaGACTTCATTCATTGAAGGGGCGTGTTataatcagggctttgaaccggttcatggaacgaaaacgaaaaccggaaactttatattttttaatgttccggaacagaatcgggacagaaaataattgtaaaccggttaataccggggggggtttcgttcttgaaaaaaaatatttgacctcatgtttcacttcctgtcattcactggacgcgggatgagagcagagagaagtagcggctatcagtaGCAGTTcagaaaagggaggtctccaagtcacaatttaatcataacaggtaaacactgcagtgtgtcaatcttaaaaatgtatgatttagacattaactcattggctgcagtcattttcagagcagtgtgttcccgtactgtcAGTGCTTTGTAGCAAttttgagctatgggagaagaactaTGAAGATCAGTTGTTCAGCAAAAAaagacatggtggaagttattcttgtcctatgtcatgtagtgtctaagtaggaggcataagcctgaactacatgatataactgtcataaagcagtggtgtactgtttactgtagggtagggacatatctataattatagtctatagtatataaactaattgccttagttgccaatttaaaagtccttaagttacagtattttgcgcaccattcggctaaTTGTgtaaagaggcgcagtctaaataatGGACATTATTCGGTGCATGGTTGCTAACCGAAGCAAAAAAGTGactgtggttggactgtgttgtactacgtatttaaattttaaaaaatacaccgacattattttttaaatatgttgttctttctttatttttttataaatctgtgctaaatccttcgaagtcctcatctccgttctgcattgaatatctcggtagtttctctaccgctgaccgtctggtttccgggtgtctgtccggtaatgatgccttCATttgcgaaacatcggacaaaagtcgaagcagacatgttagtccaggatccacaatccgccacatattgtgggggtgtaactcctcggcactgccccccagtcctggtaaacgtgtgttcacgtctctcatccatcgctccacgacgccccagtttaactttaaaggctctgttatCACCGATGTCCAggggttggagttctttcgttaatcctccaggatgaagacaagctcagaattcagccgcttgatgtggtttctgacagaaacggtggtgtggggggggcatggagtcacagatcaagagagatggcgaagcatgaaaaaagccccccggtttctttacgtgaaccggaacaaccggaactgatagcctggagtttacattaTTGCatgtaagcgtgtctcttcactgacgtcatcgtcgggggtcttcagccaatcaaatgtggttaccagcatacctgcggtacagtaccagCATAtcccctataccggtacctaccggaggtgtgccggacggagcctcccatcatgttctctaattggtccatcgcttccggcgtacgtagtgacgtaatacgtcctatgtcggtggacaatggccgatctggcggagcgctgactaaagtgacacaaaaacatttttacagatttctgaactcagtgaacacataagacgcttaatgttaaaaggcgttgatttttgagaaattttaaggcttttaagacGCATAAGTGTGTGTTACGGGGCGCAAAATACACAATGTTGGTCaactgtggttgttgtaaagtgcttaacaaataaagttggattggattggattggataaatgtatttaaaattatgtGATCATTTTGAAGGTGATACCAACAACGCGTTTcaaaaaagtaatgaaatgcGACACAAAAGCATGTTTGCTGTCCAGATCCATCACTGTGaaaagtgtttgttgtttttcattgatcATGTTCCAAATAaatcaagaaaacatttcactttCAAAGTCACACAAGCTCTTCAAGTCAGATTACAAACATTTAGAGAGTTTTCACAAGGAGGAGTCAAGACATGGTAGATCAGTGTAACCTTTTCCCTTTGTTGTGATCTTTTGCTGACAGAACCGCAACATGCACTTTGTAGTCACACACTGGGAATGCCGTAGAGATTCAAGCAAAAAGATTTCAAAACCTATTCTCGATAATTCCACAGGTTATACTGTACTTTCCTCAGCTATTTTAGGAAACCTCACTAAAACAACACTTTGAATGATCAAatgcttgttttcttttctacaTTCAGCACAAAATTCTAGTTTTAAAGATCGCAGACTCCAAATGACTCAACTCCCTGATTGTCTTCCTTCATTAGGTGTTCGCTGTCGAAAGTGTTTGTTAGTTTTCATATCATAATTTTCCAAAGAaatcaagaaaacatttcactttCGAAGTCCCACTAGCTCTTGTACTCAGATTCCACAGTTTTTAAAATGATATGAatcagcgctatataaataaaagttgattgattgattgattgaatttaTTTAGATTGAAAAATACAGCGACAAGAAGTTAGCAGTTAAATCaggtaaaatagaaataatttgaaaatgattttaaaattgaaCGAGTGACGTGATCCAAATCTGGAGAGATCTCTACCTTCCACGAAAGACGAGTTCAACTGGTTTTTAATGTGC from Antennarius striatus isolate MH-2024 chromosome 18, ASM4005453v1, whole genome shotgun sequence includes the following:
- the LOC137612783 gene encoding acyl-coenzyme A thioesterase 6-like, with the protein product MSSQIRLRLLPRARCFLDESVQVKVTGLMSRQVVTIRARSTDERGVVFSSSATYRADDRGEVDLNKHPSLGGSYVGVEPMGLLWSLRAEALHQYFQKEKALEPQVVTFSVHDEEQGRVLAEATNERLLLGDGVTRLPVKEGNINGVLFTPPGAGPFPAVLDLNSFPTEKRAALLANKGFVVLALCVFNVKPKNTKEIHLDHFRDGIDFLQRQPKVGGNGVGVMSRSKAADISLSLSAFVPNVKACVWINGCSLNSFFPLYYNKRQILSTQLFDNSKVIPTESGAFINKYAHTNPLAEENKGSLIPIEQAKAQFLFAASEDDMCWDSKSYVDEMVERLKRHGKHSFESVCYPRAGHVLNLPFSPFCPSSPHGICGYRAIWGGEPRAHATAELHLWKKIQEFLRTHLSCDVADESNT